The Pseudoalteromonas spongiae UST010723-006 genome window below encodes:
- a CDS encoding ATP-binding cassette domain-containing protein: MTAPISLSINDLLLNPFNGFTVQVSELSLSPGFYHLLGANGAGKSTLLDCIAGLYSEVYGAITISGSCYSSLSLHQLAQKRAYLTQQNQAHFSITGYEMLAICFDSEIESLKVLLENNAVVGGLEVADLLEKPLQFLSGGERQRCYLTATLLGCDEKLKPQANLLLLDEPFTGLDIKHTLWLIDYLEHISSRICVLSSHHEVNFALKSQNPCLLMKKGSLIGEFKAGRDIKISNLVDCFGLNSSQISYENNAYYQISWN; encoded by the coding sequence ATGACAGCGCCTATCAGTTTAAGTATTAACGATTTATTGTTAAATCCGTTTAATGGTTTTACGGTTCAGGTGTCTGAGTTGTCGTTAAGCCCTGGTTTTTATCATTTATTAGGTGCAAATGGGGCGGGAAAATCAACCTTACTTGATTGTATTGCAGGCCTCTACAGCGAGGTTTATGGTGCGATTACTATTTCCGGAAGTTGCTACTCATCGTTGTCGCTTCATCAATTAGCGCAAAAGCGGGCGTACTTAACTCAGCAAAACCAAGCTCATTTTTCAATTACTGGTTATGAAATGCTGGCAATTTGTTTTGATAGCGAGATAGAGAGTTTAAAAGTGCTACTTGAAAACAATGCGGTAGTGGGTGGCTTAGAAGTGGCCGATTTACTTGAAAAACCGTTGCAGTTTTTATCCGGCGGCGAACGTCAGCGCTGTTATCTAACGGCTACCTTGCTTGGTTGCGATGAAAAACTAAAGCCTCAGGCCAACTTATTATTGTTGGATGAGCCTTTCACCGGGTTAGATATTAAACATACGTTATGGTTAATCGATTACTTAGAACATATTAGCAGTCGAATTTGTGTTTTATCTTCTCATCATGAGGTGAATTTCGCCTTAAAATCGCAAAACCCCTGTTTATTAATGAAAAAAGGTTCGCTAATAGGCGAATTTAAAGCAGGTCGAGATATTAAAATTTCGAATCTTGTTGATTGTTTTGGCCTTAATTCATCGCAAATAAGTTATGAAAATAATGCTTATTACCAAATATCATGGAACTAA